Proteins encoded by one window of Mycobacteriales bacterium:
- a CDS encoding YajQ family cyclic di-GMP-binding protein, translating to MADPSFDVVSKVDRQEVDNALNQAAKEIGQRYDFKGTGAAITWSGETVEIRANADDRVRAVLDVFQEKLIRRGVSLKALDHEDPEPAAGGTSRLVIRIQQGIADEQAKAIAKRIRTDGPKGVQAQIQGDQLRVSGKKRDDLQAVIAMLREADFGVPLQFVNYR from the coding sequence GTGGCGGACCCGTCGTTCGACGTAGTGAGCAAGGTCGACCGCCAGGAGGTCGACAACGCCCTCAACCAGGCTGCCAAGGAGATCGGGCAGCGCTACGACTTCAAGGGGACCGGGGCGGCGATCACGTGGTCCGGCGAGACCGTCGAGATCCGGGCCAATGCCGACGACCGGGTCCGCGCGGTTCTCGACGTGTTCCAGGAGAAACTGATCCGACGCGGGGTGTCCCTCAAGGCCCTGGACCACGAAGACCCGGAACCGGCCGCTGGCGGAACGTCCCGGCTCGTGATCCGGATCCAGCAGGGCATCGCCGACGAGCAGGCCAAAGCGATCGCGAAGCGGATCCGCACCGACGGCCCCAAGGGGGTCCAGGCGCAGATCCAGGGGGATCAGCTGCGGGTGAGCGGGAAGAAACGAGATGACCTGCAAGCCGTCATCGCGATGCTTCGCGAAGCCGACTTCGGGGTGCCGTTGCAGTTCGTCAACTACCGCTAG
- the nuoB gene encoding NADH-quinone oxidoreductase subunit NuoB, with product MTPTAPTSALGAPVRLNLTYGREYRLSVVSLGLACCAVEVSAAALRALAARTSPEPVAPGRGPVTVLVIAGTVTDKLAPVVREIYEELPAGSRVISFGACSNSGGPYWDSYCVTKGVDQLVPVDLYVPGCPPRPEALLDALHRLGAGDAGG from the coding sequence GTGACACCGACCGCGCCCACGTCTGCCCTAGGCGCCCCTGTCCGGCTGAACCTGACCTATGGTCGCGAGTACCGCCTGTCCGTCGTGAGCCTTGGTCTCGCCTGCTGTGCGGTCGAGGTGTCGGCCGCCGCCTTGCGGGCCCTGGCCGCCCGCACGAGCCCGGAGCCCGTGGCCCCCGGCCGAGGGCCGGTGACCGTGCTGGTCATCGCCGGCACGGTGACCGACAAGCTGGCGCCGGTTGTCCGGGAGATCTACGAGGAGTTGCCGGCGGGCTCCCGGGTCATCTCTTTCGGTGCCTGCTCCAACTCTGGCGGCCCGTACTGGGACTCCTACTGTGTGACGAAAGGAGTCGATCAACTGGTGCCGGTCGACCTGTATGTCCCGGGATGTCCGCCCCGTCCCGAGGCCTTGTTGGACGCGCTACACAGGTTGGGCGCCGGAGACGCCGGTGGCTGA
- a CDS encoding NADH-quinone oxidoreductase subunit C yields MAEVHERLATVDGSARIHRGFGLVTLEVAADRWVSAATALHDRDDLGFGFFDWLSAYEDAGDFIVAAHLWSISGRCAVLLRTRIPSARPQLDSLTSVWAGADWHERETHEMFGIDFPGHANLAPLLLPDGFEGNPLRKDFVLAARRRDWPGALDPDPAVTSGRRRLVPPGAGDPPTPGPA; encoded by the coding sequence GTGGCTGAGGTCCACGAGCGGCTGGCCACGGTGGACGGCTCCGCCCGGATCCACCGCGGGTTCGGGCTGGTCACGTTGGAGGTAGCCGCGGATCGCTGGGTGAGCGCCGCGACCGCGCTGCATGATCGGGACGACCTCGGTTTCGGCTTCTTCGACTGGCTCAGCGCCTACGAGGATGCGGGCGACTTCATCGTCGCCGCTCACCTGTGGTCGATCAGCGGGCGGTGCGCGGTCCTGCTCCGCACCCGGATCCCCTCGGCGCGCCCGCAGCTGGACTCCTTGACGTCGGTCTGGGCCGGCGCCGACTGGCACGAGCGGGAGACCCACGAGATGTTCGGCATCGATTTCCCAGGTCATGCCAACCTCGCCCCGCTGCTGCTACCGGACGGCTTTGAGGGGAACCCGCTGCGCAAGGATTTCGTCCTTGCGGCTCGCCGCCGGGACTGGCCCGGAGCCCTCGATCCCGATCCGGCGGTGACATCCGGCCGCCGACGTCTTGTCCCGCCGGGGGCGGGCGACCCGCCAACGCCGGGCCCGGCATGA
- a CDS encoding 4Fe-4S binding protein, producing the protein MSEFEVRLEAAAEERPQPAGRGVIALDEGSCTVCMICVRECPDWCILIEGHQEATPQPAGRRRQVRNVLDRFAIDFSLCMYCGICIEACPFDALFWSPEYAYPAALLGDLTHELPQLRDWMGTVPAAPGGALPSEAAESGS; encoded by the coding sequence ATGAGCGAGTTCGAGGTTCGGCTGGAGGCGGCCGCCGAAGAGCGGCCGCAGCCGGCCGGCCGAGGCGTCATCGCCCTCGACGAGGGAAGTTGTACGGTCTGCATGATCTGTGTCCGGGAGTGCCCGGACTGGTGCATCCTCATCGAGGGGCACCAGGAAGCCACCCCGCAGCCAGCCGGCCGGCGCCGGCAGGTCCGGAATGTGCTCGACCGTTTCGCCATCGACTTCAGCCTGTGCATGTATTGCGGTATCTGCATCGAGGCCTGCCCGTTCGACGCGTTGTTCTGGTCGCCCGAGTACGCCTACCCGGCGGCTCTGCTCGGCGACCTGACCCACGAGTTGCCCCAGCTCCGGGACTGGATGGGCACCGTCCCAGCCGCTCCGGGTGGCGCGCTCCCGAGCGAAGCCGCCGAGTCCGGGAGCTAG
- a CDS encoding 2-oxoacid:acceptor oxidoreductase subunit alpha — MSKQVRQLDRVIIRFAGDSGDGMQLTGDRFTSETASLGNDLSTLPDFPAEIRAPAGTLPGVSAFQLHFADHDIMTPGDRPDVLVAMNPAALKANLRDLPAGADIIVNTDEFTARNLAKVGYGANPLEDGSLDAYRVHAIALTSMTVTALEQFDLGKKEAERAKNMFALGLLSWLYNRPTEATERFLVIKFAKAPEIAQANVAAFRAGYAFGETTESFSVRYEVKPAPLPPGHYRNISGNVALAYGLIAASRLSGLPLFLGSYPITPASDILHELSKHKQFGVRTFQAEDEIAGIGAALGAAFGGSLGVTTTSGPGVALKSETIGLAVSLELPLLICDIQRGGPSTGLPTKTEQSDLLQAMFGRNGEAPVPIVAPQSPADCFAAVIEAARIATKYRTPVFLLSDGYLANGSEPWQIPDVGELPDLRVEFATEPNAVDDAGAPVFWPFKRDPETLARPWAVPGTPGLEHRIGGLEKADGSGNISYDPANHDTMVRLRAAKVDGIARDIPELEVDDPDGDATVLVLGWGSTYGPIGAACRRVRLAGAAVAQAHLRHLNPFPANTGDVLQRYRKVLIPEMNLGQLALLLRARYLVDAISYNQVRGLPFKADELAGVIQDVIEQ; from the coding sequence GTGAGCAAGCAGGTCCGTCAGCTCGACCGCGTCATCATCCGGTTCGCGGGGGACTCCGGGGACGGCATGCAACTCACCGGGGACCGGTTCACCTCGGAGACGGCTTCCCTCGGAAACGACCTGTCCACCCTGCCCGACTTCCCGGCCGAGATCCGTGCCCCGGCCGGCACGCTCCCCGGAGTGTCGGCTTTCCAACTGCACTTCGCAGATCACGACATCATGACGCCAGGTGACCGGCCCGACGTCCTCGTCGCGATGAATCCCGCCGCGCTCAAGGCCAACCTGCGCGACCTGCCGGCCGGGGCGGACATCATCGTCAACACCGACGAGTTCACCGCCCGGAACCTGGCCAAGGTCGGATATGGGGCCAACCCGCTCGAAGACGGCTCGCTGGACGCCTACCGCGTGCACGCCATCGCGTTGACGTCCATGACCGTGACGGCACTCGAGCAGTTCGATCTGGGTAAGAAGGAAGCCGAGCGGGCGAAGAACATGTTCGCCCTGGGGCTGCTGTCCTGGCTTTACAACCGCCCGACCGAGGCGACCGAGAGGTTCCTTGTCATCAAGTTCGCCAAGGCCCCGGAGATCGCACAAGCGAACGTGGCGGCGTTCCGGGCCGGCTACGCCTTCGGTGAGACTACCGAGTCCTTCTCGGTGCGATACGAGGTCAAACCGGCGCCGCTCCCGCCCGGGCACTATCGCAACATCTCGGGCAACGTCGCGCTCGCCTACGGGCTGATTGCCGCATCACGGCTGTCCGGCCTCCCCCTCTTTCTCGGTTCCTACCCGATCACGCCGGCGAGCGACATCCTGCACGAGCTGTCCAAGCACAAGCAATTCGGCGTGCGCACCTTTCAAGCGGAGGACGAGATCGCCGGAATCGGCGCCGCCCTCGGCGCCGCGTTCGGCGGATCGCTCGGCGTCACCACCACGTCGGGTCCTGGCGTAGCGCTCAAGTCGGAGACGATCGGGCTCGCGGTCTCGCTAGAACTTCCGTTGCTCATCTGCGACATCCAGCGCGGCGGGCCCTCCACCGGACTACCGACGAAGACCGAGCAGTCCGACCTTCTGCAGGCCATGTTCGGCCGAAATGGCGAGGCCCCCGTGCCGATCGTCGCTCCCCAGTCGCCGGCCGATTGCTTCGCCGCGGTCATCGAAGCGGCGCGGATCGCGACCAAGTACCGAACCCCCGTGTTCCTGCTGTCCGACGGGTACCTAGCCAACGGCTCCGAACCGTGGCAGATCCCGGACGTTGGCGAGCTGCCGGACCTCCGAGTGGAGTTCGCCACCGAGCCGAACGCGGTCGACGATGCAGGGGCTCCGGTTTTCTGGCCGTTCAAACGGGACCCCGAGACGCTGGCCCGCCCATGGGCCGTACCGGGGACCCCAGGTCTCGAACACCGAATCGGCGGCCTGGAGAAAGCAGACGGCTCGGGCAACATCTCCTACGACCCGGCGAACCACGACACGATGGTCCGGCTCCGTGCCGCGAAGGTCGACGGGATCGCCCGGGACATCCCGGAACTCGAGGTCGACGACCCGGACGGCGACGCCACGGTCCTCGTTCTCGGTTGGGGGTCTACGTACGGCCCAATCGGCGCGGCCTGCCGGCGAGTCAGGTTGGCCGGAGCCGCGGTGGCCCAGGCGCACCTGCGCCATCTCAATCCGTTCCCCGCCAATACCGGGGACGTACTACAGCGGTACCGCAAGGTGCTGATACCGGAGATGAACCTAGGCCAGCTCGCGCTTTTGCTGCGGGCCCGCTACCTCGTCGATGCGATCTCCTACAACCAAGTCCGAGGCTTGCCGTTCAAGGCGGACGAGCTCGCGGGCGTGATTCAGGACGTGATCGAACAATGA